The genomic interval GCATGAGAATTGTTTCTACAAACTACAGCTCCACCTTCAAAATAATCTGCCATCAAATAAGCCCATACTGTAAATGAAAGTCTACTTAATGGTACCCCTACATAAATCCAGTAAGGCGAAATAATGTGAATTGCCCTTTCAGGAAGATCAAAAGTATCTATAACTTCTTGTGCACTATATCCTGTAGTTTTTACAAAAGATTCATGTTGCTTTAGTAATTCCTTTTTGCTTAATTTATCTGCTCCACCAATTTCACCAAAATAATTTATACTATCTGTTACTTCTTTGCAAACTCTCATAAGTTCCGTCATTTTTTCTCTAGTTCCTGGTACTTCCTTCTCAACTACATCTATCATATTTTCTATACCATAAGGCATCACTACATCAATATTTTCATTAGGTAAAATAAGTCTATATGCCTCTGGTACTTGTAGCCATTCTACATCTACTCCAGCTTCATCCATAAATGTTCTTACCTTTCTTGGATGTTGTTCTGTTCCTACACTTTGCAATTCATGAAGAGTCGCCTCAAATTCATAAGGCCCCCTGACAAAACTTGTAGCTAATCCACCAGGCAAATTGTGCTGCTCAAGTATGAGAACCTTTTTCCCAGCCATACCCATTTGAAGGCCAGCAGAAAGTCCGCCAAGACTAGCTCCAATGATGATTGCATCATAGGAATCTTTATACTTTGCCATAATACTCCCCCCATTTTTTGAAAATTTCGAATCTAATAATCCTTATCTTAATTTTATAGTATTGTATTTTAGTGTCAAAAAAGTAACAAGCTCTAAATTTAGAGCTTGCCTTTATTTAACTTCAAGACATATTTACAGCCATTTTTCACTATAGCCTTTACATTCAAGGGTTTATACATAATTCTATTGTCAGCCCATCTTGAACATAAAAATAACCAGCCACGAGACCGCCACGGGGACGTTTCGTTTGGCTGGTCATTTACCTTCCCTGTAGTTGGCTTCTCGTGGCTTTCCTCTTAATATACTATCTTTATCTCTTCTCCGCACTTAGTACATTTCCCATTGTTTATCCCAACTATTTTTCCAGATAAATCTCTATCAACTATTTTGTTGTTGCAATTTGGACAGTAGGTATTTAAATCAATTCCCCACACATTCCCTATGTACACATAATTCAAATATTCTCTAGCTATATCTTTAGCCTTTGTAAGAACATCATAGCTTGTTGGTGGTTTGGACATTTTATATGCTGGATGATATCTAGTCAAATGAAGAGGAATATCTTCATCTATTTCTGAAATCCATTTGGAAAGCTTTTGTATTTCATCCAAAGAATCATTTTCTCCTTCTATTATAAGGGTTGTAATTTCCACCCAAGTAGATTTTCTACTTATTTCTATTGTATCCAAAACTGATGAGAGTTTACCTTTGCACAATCTATTGTAATATCTTTCATCAAAAGATTTCAAATCTATATTCATAGCATCTATATACGGTAAAATTTCCTCTAAAGGCTCTTTCTCAATATATCCATTAGTAACTAATGCATTTTTTAGTCTCTGCTTTTTTACCATTTTAGACATATACAGTACATATTCATACCAAATGGAAGGCTCATTGTATGTGTAGGCAATACCTATGGAACCGCGGGATTTTGCAAGACTTAACAAATCTTCATCTTGAATTTCAATAGATACTGGTTCTTCATGAGCTATCTCCCAATTTTGACAGAACTCACATTTTAAATTGCATCCAAAACTGCCAATTGAAAAAATTTTGCTACCCGGACAAAAATGATACAAAGGCTTTTTTTCTATCGGGTCAAAAGCATAGGATGTTATCTTTCCATAATTCAATGTATATAGTTTTCCGCCTTCATTTTTTCTTGCTTTGCATATCCCAACATCTTTGTCCTCTATAATACATCCATGAGGACATAAGCT from Sporanaerobacter acetigenes DSM 13106 carries:
- the amrS gene encoding AmmeMemoRadiSam system radical SAM enzyme, whose amino-acid sequence is MKLKEALYYTPLEDNKVKCSLCPHGCIIEDKDVGICKARKNEGGKLYTLNYGKITSYAFDPIEKKPLYHFCPGSKIFSIGSFGCNLKCEFCQNWEIAHEEPVSIEIQDEDLLSLAKSRGSIGIAYTYNEPSIWYEYVLYMSKMVKKQRLKNALVTNGYIEKEPLEEILPYIDAMNIDLKSFDERYYNRLCKGKLSSVLDTIEISRKSTWVEITTLIIEGENDSLDEIQKLSKWISEIDEDIPLHLTRYHPAYKMSKPPTSYDVLTKAKDIAREYLNYVYIGNVWGIDLNTYCPNCNNKIVDRDLSGKIVGINNGKCTKCGEEIKIVY